The Osmerus eperlanus chromosome 12, fOsmEpe2.1, whole genome shotgun sequence genome has a segment encoding these proteins:
- the si:dkey-94f20.4 gene encoding synembryn-A isoform X2, which yields MDLDVEGIIQCIRQGDEGGVETILQAFNREYAQCFFYDAEERNRRKVGFMHVFRKNKVRDYEDDSDSDCDDSMEDHNIVLRQSLTTVLMRYIQAETQPGGLRVCLRTLRILSRDKKVLTPLLTDSAILTLAKLAGVTSNTAPEDGNNDLDSDLYEDVMATLAEAKARHSSVAKAAWLESGQEEQEEEGEEGEGCCAEGGADDAESNVSNTNSGEHESRSGSANSSRRSEVHAALARGKKDRRQSRVEKKREEGEEEEGEEGEEEGEEGAQRKEALKILCNVVYNSTWAQERFSSLRILSGVLDRVAKGTIMPAPPSGQFYELRLMFLLTALRPELRAQVLQEGGVSVLTTALEQCLCVQWKTQYEVLLEPTAPPVPQEAYQRAVEILKVLFNITYCTHRLEPDQEDAALYRHLVAVLRFCLMQPCEEQEDTNNLQGHTVNLLSALPLPCLDVLLAVPLETLSQQSQGVNMDCVHALMLVMERRLDSGEKVKEKLTPILNLLTESCRAHRETRLYLRTHILPPLRDASLRPEEGSTVKSKLIRLMTHMDTDLKHCAADLIFVLCKENVSRFVKYTGYGNAAGLLATRGLLGGQRSKCTGGQYSSDSDSDTEEYRQVKGRVNPVTGRVEEELPDPMEGMTEEEKEEEAQRLVVLFNKLTRDKIFQPMGVDAEGKLVPMACPGDSLSEERESGAESDDLDNIEE from the exons tatgCTCAGTGTTTCTTCTATGatgcagaggagaggaacaggagaaaagTAGGTTTCATGCATGTT tTCAGAAAGAACAAAGTCCGTGATTACGAGGACGACTCCGACTCCGACTGTGATGACAGCATGGAGGACCATAACATCGTCCTCCGACAG AGTTTGACTACTGTCCTGATGCGGTACATCCAAGCAGAGACCCAACCTGGCGGCCTCAGAGTCTGTCTACGCACCCTACGGATCCTCTCCAGGGACAAAAAGGTTTTGACCCCCCTGCTCACCGACTCTGCCATCCTCACCCTGGCGAAACTTGCCGGTGTGACCTCCAACACGGCGCCTGAGGACGGCAACAATGACCTCGACTCCGACCTCTACGAGGACGTCATGGCGACGCTCGCGGAGGCCAAAGCGAGACACAGCAGCGTAGCTAAAGCGGCGTGGCTGGAGAGTggccaggaggagcaggaggaggagggggaggagggggaggggtgctgcGCCGAGGGCGGGGCAGACGACGCGGAGAGCAACGTGAGCAACACTAACAGCGGGGAGCACGAGAGCCGGAGCGGCAGCGCCAACAGCAGCCGTCGCTCCGAGGTCCACGCAGCGCTCGCCCGGGGGAAGAAGGACCGCAGACAGAGCAGagtggagaagaagagagaggagggggaggaggaggagggggaggagggggaggaggagggggaggagggggcgcagAGGAAGGAGGCGCTGAAGATTCTGTGTAACGTGGTTTACAACAGCACCTGGGCACAGGAGAGGTTTAGCAGTCTCAG GATCTTATCAGGTGTTTTAGACAGAGTGGCCAAGGGCACCATCATGCCAGCGCCCCCCAGTGGACAGTTCTATGAGCTACGGCTGATGTTCCTGCTCACGGCTCTGAGACCAGAGCTGAGAGCTCAGGTGCTTCAG GAGGGCGGGGTGTCGGTGCTGACCACGGCTCTGgagcagtgtctgtgtgtgcagtggaaGACTCAGTATGAGGTGCTGCTGGAGCCCACAgcgccccctgtcccccaggaGGCGTACCAGCGGGCAGTGGAGATACTCAAGGTCCTCTTCAACATCACCTACTGCACCCACAGACTGGAGCCTGACCAG GAAGATGCAGCTCTCTATCGCCACCTGGTGGCCGTTCTGCGCTTCTGCCTGATGCAGCCCTgcgaggagcaggaggacaccAACAACTtgcaggg acacacggTGAACCTGCTCTCTGCGCTGCCCCTCCCTTGTCTGGACGTGCTGCTGGCCGTGCCTCTGGAGACGCTCTCCCAGCAGAGCCAGGGGGTCAACATGGACTGTGTCCACGCACTCATGCTCGTCATGGAGAGACGCCTGGACAGT GGAGAGAAGGTCAAGGAGAAGCTGACCCCTATACTGAACCTGCTGACTGAGAGCTGCAGGGCCCACAGGGAGACTCGTCTCTACCTCCGCACCCAC atccTGCCTCCCCTGCGCGATGCCAGCCTCCGGCCAGAAGAGGGCTCCACTGTGAAGAGCAAGTTGATCAGGCTCATGACCCACATGGACACCGACCTGAAGCACTGCGCTGCCGATCTCATCTTCGTACTGTGCAAGGAGAACG TGAGCCGCTTCGTCAAGTACACAGGTTACGGCAACGCGGCGGGGCTCCTGGCCACCAGGGGTCTCctgggaggtcagaggtcaaagtgCACAGGAGGCCAGTACTCCAGCGACTCAGACTCGGACACCGAGGAGTACCGCCAGGTCAAAGGTCGTGTCAACCCGGTGACAGGGcgcgtggaggaggagctgccaGACCCCATGGAGGGGAtgacggaggaggagaaggaggaggaggcgcaAAGGCTGGTGGTGCTGTTCAACAAGCTGACCAG GGACAAGATCTTCCAGCCAATGGGAGTGGATGCTGAGGGTAAGCTGGTGCCGATGGCATGTCCGGGAGACAGCCtatcagaggagagggagtccgGGGCAGAGAGCGACGACCTAGACAACATAGAGGAGTAG
- the si:dkey-94f20.4 gene encoding synembryn-A isoform X1, translating to MDLDVEGIIQCIRQGDEGGVETILQAFNREYAQCFFYDAEERNRRKQRELEEFRKNKVRDYEDDSDSDCDDSMEDHNIVLRQSLTTVLMRYIQAETQPGGLRVCLRTLRILSRDKKVLTPLLTDSAILTLAKLAGVTSNTAPEDGNNDLDSDLYEDVMATLAEAKARHSSVAKAAWLESGQEEQEEEGEEGEGCCAEGGADDAESNVSNTNSGEHESRSGSANSSRRSEVHAALARGKKDRRQSRVEKKREEGEEEEGEEGEEEGEEGAQRKEALKILCNVVYNSTWAQERFSSLRILSGVLDRVAKGTIMPAPPSGQFYELRLMFLLTALRPELRAQVLQEGGVSVLTTALEQCLCVQWKTQYEVLLEPTAPPVPQEAYQRAVEILKVLFNITYCTHRLEPDQEDAALYRHLVAVLRFCLMQPCEEQEDTNNLQGHTVNLLSALPLPCLDVLLAVPLETLSQQSQGVNMDCVHALMLVMERRLDSGEKVKEKLTPILNLLTESCRAHRETRLYLRTHILPPLRDASLRPEEGSTVKSKLIRLMTHMDTDLKHCAADLIFVLCKENVSRFVKYTGYGNAAGLLATRGLLGGQRSKCTGGQYSSDSDSDTEEYRQVKGRVNPVTGRVEEELPDPMEGMTEEEKEEEAQRLVVLFNKLTRDKIFQPMGVDAEGKLVPMACPGDSLSEERESGAESDDLDNIEE from the exons tatgCTCAGTGTTTCTTCTATGatgcagaggagaggaacaggagaaaa CAAAGAGAACTTGAGGAG tTCAGAAAGAACAAAGTCCGTGATTACGAGGACGACTCCGACTCCGACTGTGATGACAGCATGGAGGACCATAACATCGTCCTCCGACAG AGTTTGACTACTGTCCTGATGCGGTACATCCAAGCAGAGACCCAACCTGGCGGCCTCAGAGTCTGTCTACGCACCCTACGGATCCTCTCCAGGGACAAAAAGGTTTTGACCCCCCTGCTCACCGACTCTGCCATCCTCACCCTGGCGAAACTTGCCGGTGTGACCTCCAACACGGCGCCTGAGGACGGCAACAATGACCTCGACTCCGACCTCTACGAGGACGTCATGGCGACGCTCGCGGAGGCCAAAGCGAGACACAGCAGCGTAGCTAAAGCGGCGTGGCTGGAGAGTggccaggaggagcaggaggaggagggggaggagggggaggggtgctgcGCCGAGGGCGGGGCAGACGACGCGGAGAGCAACGTGAGCAACACTAACAGCGGGGAGCACGAGAGCCGGAGCGGCAGCGCCAACAGCAGCCGTCGCTCCGAGGTCCACGCAGCGCTCGCCCGGGGGAAGAAGGACCGCAGACAGAGCAGagtggagaagaagagagaggagggggaggaggaggagggggaggagggggaggaggagggggaggagggggcgcagAGGAAGGAGGCGCTGAAGATTCTGTGTAACGTGGTTTACAACAGCACCTGGGCACAGGAGAGGTTTAGCAGTCTCAG GATCTTATCAGGTGTTTTAGACAGAGTGGCCAAGGGCACCATCATGCCAGCGCCCCCCAGTGGACAGTTCTATGAGCTACGGCTGATGTTCCTGCTCACGGCTCTGAGACCAGAGCTGAGAGCTCAGGTGCTTCAG GAGGGCGGGGTGTCGGTGCTGACCACGGCTCTGgagcagtgtctgtgtgtgcagtggaaGACTCAGTATGAGGTGCTGCTGGAGCCCACAgcgccccctgtcccccaggaGGCGTACCAGCGGGCAGTGGAGATACTCAAGGTCCTCTTCAACATCACCTACTGCACCCACAGACTGGAGCCTGACCAG GAAGATGCAGCTCTCTATCGCCACCTGGTGGCCGTTCTGCGCTTCTGCCTGATGCAGCCCTgcgaggagcaggaggacaccAACAACTtgcaggg acacacggTGAACCTGCTCTCTGCGCTGCCCCTCCCTTGTCTGGACGTGCTGCTGGCCGTGCCTCTGGAGACGCTCTCCCAGCAGAGCCAGGGGGTCAACATGGACTGTGTCCACGCACTCATGCTCGTCATGGAGAGACGCCTGGACAGT GGAGAGAAGGTCAAGGAGAAGCTGACCCCTATACTGAACCTGCTGACTGAGAGCTGCAGGGCCCACAGGGAGACTCGTCTCTACCTCCGCACCCAC atccTGCCTCCCCTGCGCGATGCCAGCCTCCGGCCAGAAGAGGGCTCCACTGTGAAGAGCAAGTTGATCAGGCTCATGACCCACATGGACACCGACCTGAAGCACTGCGCTGCCGATCTCATCTTCGTACTGTGCAAGGAGAACG TGAGCCGCTTCGTCAAGTACACAGGTTACGGCAACGCGGCGGGGCTCCTGGCCACCAGGGGTCTCctgggaggtcagaggtcaaagtgCACAGGAGGCCAGTACTCCAGCGACTCAGACTCGGACACCGAGGAGTACCGCCAGGTCAAAGGTCGTGTCAACCCGGTGACAGGGcgcgtggaggaggagctgccaGACCCCATGGAGGGGAtgacggaggaggagaaggaggaggaggcgcaAAGGCTGGTGGTGCTGTTCAACAAGCTGACCAG GGACAAGATCTTCCAGCCAATGGGAGTGGATGCTGAGGGTAAGCTGGTGCCGATGGCATGTCCGGGAGACAGCCtatcagaggagagggagtccgGGGCAGAGAGCGACGACCTAGACAACATAGAGGAGTAG